The following are encoded together in the Candidatus Eisenbacteria bacterium genome:
- a CDS encoding DUF11 domain-containing protein — protein MSLRPNIAWALLAASVLLGGLCAPARAVPIENRSRGSVAGVTLDTTLAAVRLDRLVRGSSGAFAEVAPNVVLAAAAATPFQLDVRPQIAGADSGVRVVRLTVPPGFTNLVVTGVRVAGTQLVSDCPSPTPGGWCVSVSGGTATVTLGAAVVTSLAQLTIDLVADAPAVAGSGAFSVAVAYDSLTTLAAAGDADGDPLDANSLSVSAQVSQGERLAIAQVPDRGEALVGEVVTYEVAIRNTGATDVTQVRIEDRAPPGFKFVSGTARLDGVTLADPPASSPFRFVLGTVPGRVDANGNGVADPGEVGFRRLTYQLVVGASAAPGRAYRSVVVARDACDSCRVSNVTGSAVRVVADPLFDFGTIVGKVFDDRDRDDWQDAGERGIADATVVLDDGSYAVTDAHGRFSFARVRPGHRMLKLDVSRLPAGSEIATEASRIVPVTPGILMRADFGARVETEEARIGTPDRVGFALESQATHLPVEIIGHVDAPSAVVQGTPVELPTAELRLELTTPDDVVRRGRDGQVEPLALVLAVSRPDQVSAWRLNVRDGAGASVRVFDGSGAPPSRLTWDARDGEGRAIEAGRIYQLQLEVDYGDRTHAASAVQLLGVDRSLIVSMRLVAGEC, from the coding sequence CCTTCGCCGAGGTCGCGCCAAACGTGGTGCTGGCGGCCGCGGCGGCGACGCCGTTCCAGCTCGACGTGCGGCCACAGATCGCGGGCGCCGACTCGGGCGTGCGCGTGGTGCGGCTCACCGTTCCGCCGGGATTCACGAATCTGGTGGTGACCGGCGTGCGCGTGGCCGGTACGCAGCTCGTCTCCGACTGTCCGAGCCCGACGCCGGGCGGCTGGTGCGTGAGCGTTTCGGGCGGTACCGCCACGGTGACACTCGGCGCGGCGGTGGTGACGAGCCTCGCACAGCTCACGATCGACCTGGTCGCTGACGCGCCGGCCGTTGCCGGCAGCGGCGCATTCTCGGTCGCAGTCGCCTACGACTCCCTGACGACCCTCGCGGCGGCCGGCGACGCCGACGGCGATCCGCTCGATGCCAACAGTCTCAGCGTTTCCGCGCAGGTTTCTCAGGGTGAGCGGCTCGCGATCGCTCAGGTTCCGGATCGTGGCGAGGCGCTGGTCGGCGAAGTCGTGACCTATGAGGTCGCGATCCGAAACACCGGTGCCACCGACGTCACGCAAGTTCGCATCGAAGACCGTGCCCCGCCGGGGTTCAAGTTCGTGTCGGGCACCGCACGACTCGACGGGGTCACACTCGCGGATCCTCCCGCCTCGTCGCCGTTCCGGTTCGTGCTCGGCACCGTGCCGGGCCGCGTGGACGCGAATGGGAACGGAGTCGCGGATCCGGGCGAAGTGGGCTTCCGGCGACTCACGTATCAGCTCGTGGTGGGCGCGAGTGCGGCGCCGGGACGCGCCTATCGCAGCGTGGTGGTGGCGCGTGATGCCTGCGACAGCTGCCGCGTCTCGAACGTCACGGGCTCCGCGGTCCGAGTGGTGGCGGATCCGCTGTTCGACTTCGGCACCATCGTCGGCAAAGTGTTCGACGATCGCGATCGCGACGACTGGCAGGACGCAGGGGAGCGGGGCATCGCCGATGCGACGGTGGTGCTCGACGACGGAAGCTATGCGGTGACCGATGCGCACGGACGCTTCAGCTTCGCGCGCGTGCGGCCCGGCCATCGGATGCTCAAGCTCGACGTCTCACGGTTGCCGGCGGGCTCCGAGATCGCCACCGAAGCGAGTCGCATCGTCCCGGTCACACCCGGAATTCTCATGCGCGCCGACTTCGGAGCGCGGGTCGAGACCGAGGAGGCCCGCATCGGCACCCCCGATCGGGTCGGATTCGCACTCGAGTCGCAGGCGACGCATCTGCCGGTCGAGATCATCGGTCACGTCGACGCGCCGTCCGCCGTCGTGCAGGGCACTCCGGTCGAACTGCCGACCGCCGAACTGCGACTCGAACTCACCACCCCCGACGACGTGGTGAGACGCGGACGCGACGGCCAGGTCGAACCGCTGGCGCTGGTGCTGGCGGTGTCGCGACCCGATCAGGTGTCCGCATGGCGCCTGAACGTTCGAGACGGCGCGGGCGCGAGCGTTCGCGTGTTCGACGGCAGCGGCGCGCCGCCGTCGCGGCTCACGTGGGACGCTCGCGATGGCGAAGGACGAGCGATCGAGGCCGGTCGCATCTATCAGCTGCAACTCGAGGTCGATTATGGCGATCGGACTCACGCTGCGAGCGCGGTGCAACTGCTGGGTGTGGATCGAAGCCTGATCGTCTCGATGCGTCTCGTCGCCGGCGAATGC